Proteins encoded in a region of the Methylobacterium radiotolerans JCM 2831 genome:
- a CDS encoding NAD(P)H-hydrate dehydratase produces MKHTPLTAASLREHPLPLPQAGSKDARGRALVVAGSASVPGAALLAAVAALRAGAGRLRIATVARAAAGMGLMVPEAMVVGLPETADGAVDVAQAATSLRTLADGCDAVLIGPGMLGEAPTAALAVELLGADASFILDATALSELRARAGAVRARAGRAVVTPHAGEMARLLDRRREAVEADPLEAARAAAELLGSVVVMKGASTWIVEPQGGRWLYAGGGIGLATSGSGDVLAGLIVGLLARGLPPISAALWGVFLHGEAGRRLAGAIGPVGFLARELPGVVPELMRETMG; encoded by the coding sequence ATGAAGCACACGCCCCTCACGGCCGCTTCTCTCCGGGAGCACCCGCTGCCGCTCCCGCAAGCGGGGAGCAAGGACGCGCGCGGCAGGGCGCTCGTGGTTGCCGGCTCGGCCTCGGTCCCGGGGGCGGCCCTGCTGGCCGCCGTCGCCGCCCTGCGCGCGGGCGCCGGGAGGCTGAGGATCGCGACCGTCGCGCGCGCGGCCGCCGGCATGGGACTGATGGTGCCCGAAGCCATGGTCGTCGGATTGCCGGAGACCGCGGATGGCGCCGTCGATGTCGCGCAGGCTGCGACCAGCCTGCGGACGCTGGCGGACGGATGCGACGCCGTCCTGATCGGGCCCGGAATGCTCGGCGAGGCGCCGACCGCGGCACTCGCGGTCGAGCTGCTCGGCGCCGACGCGTCCTTCATCCTCGACGCCACCGCACTGTCCGAGCTCCGCGCCCGTGCGGGGGCCGTCAGGGCCCGCGCCGGGCGGGCAGTAGTCACGCCCCATGCCGGCGAGATGGCGCGGCTCCTGGACCGCCGCCGCGAGGCGGTGGAGGCGGATCCGCTCGAGGCGGCGCGCGCGGCAGCCGAGCTTCTGGGATCGGTCGTGGTGATGAAGGGGGCGTCGACGTGGATCGTGGAGCCGCAGGGCGGTCGCTGGCTCTATGCCGGCGGTGGCATCGGCCTCGCGACGTCGGGCTCGGGCGACGTTCTGGCCGGCCTCATCGTCGGGCTCCTCGCGCGCGGCCTGCCGCCGATCTCGGCCGCTCTCTGGGGCGTGTTCCTGCACGGCGAAGCCGGCCGGCGCCTCGCCGGGGCGATCGGCCCGGTCGGCTTCCTTGCCCGGGAACTGCCGGGCGTCGTGCCGGAACTGATGCGAGAGACGATGGGCTAG
- a CDS encoding NUDIX domain-containing protein encodes MILDRPVLRRLFHLGALASRGMTLGVRGVALDGAGRVALVRHTYVSGWHLPGGGVERGETARDAMVREFREEAEIVPEGEPRLHGLYRNVAAAPRDHVALFVLPAFTVLCPKAPDREIAECAFFPVDALPEGTTRGTRARLRELRESLPPEPNW; translated from the coding sequence ATGATCCTCGATCGGCCGGTCCTGCGGCGCCTGTTTCACCTCGGGGCGCTCGCGTCCCGGGGCATGACCCTCGGCGTGCGCGGCGTCGCACTCGACGGGGCGGGGCGGGTGGCCCTGGTGCGCCACACCTACGTGAGTGGCTGGCACCTTCCTGGCGGCGGCGTCGAGCGCGGCGAGACCGCGCGCGACGCGATGGTGCGGGAGTTCCGCGAGGAGGCGGAGATCGTCCCCGAGGGAGAGCCGCGCCTGCATGGCCTCTATCGGAACGTCGCCGCCGCTCCCCGGGACCACGTCGCCCTGTTCGTCCTGCCGGCCTTCACGGTCCTGTGTCCCAAGGCGCCGGATCGGGAGATCGCCGAGTGCGCCTTCTTCCCGGTGGACGCGCTCCCCGAGGGCACAACGCGGGGGACCCGCGCCCGTCTCCGAGAGCTCCGCGAGAGCCTCCCGCCGGAGCCGAATTGGTAA
- a CDS encoding efflux RND transporter periplasmic adaptor subunit translates to MSESLVEPQRHPSRGPLPVRRFAAGGLAIALLAGAAYALVPGTLIRGTAAIAATPPAEVAMPAAVATVEPRDVILWDEFSGRLEAVERIDVRARVGGAILATHFAEGELVKAGDLLVTIDPAPYAAEVQRLEAQVAGAEARVGLTASDLERGQKLSDQHIVTARDLDVRANAFKEARASLDAAKAALEAARLNLGYTQVRAAVSGRVGRREITPGNLVATGAAAAVLTTLVSVDPVYASFDADEGVVLKALASVAEPGGRRGKLGLIPVEMATADGARASGHLQFIDNKVDARSGTVRVRATFSNGDGRLIPGQFARMRLGQAAPERLVLVDERAVGTDQDKKFVLAVGADNRAEFRAVTLGRAVDGLRVVTSGLSGGERIVVNGLQRVRPGTLLIPEPVAMGARPQDSGSGPRKLAQR, encoded by the coding sequence ATGTCGGAGTCGCTCGTGGAACCTCAGCGTCATCCCTCTCGCGGTCCTCTTCCCGTCCGGCGCTTCGCCGCCGGCGGTCTCGCCATCGCACTTCTGGCGGGCGCTGCCTACGCTCTCGTACCGGGGACGCTGATCCGAGGAACCGCGGCCATCGCCGCGACGCCACCGGCCGAGGTGGCGATGCCGGCCGCGGTCGCGACCGTCGAGCCGCGCGACGTCATCCTCTGGGACGAGTTCTCGGGGCGCCTGGAAGCGGTCGAACGCATCGACGTGCGCGCCCGGGTCGGCGGTGCGATCCTGGCCACGCATTTCGCCGAAGGCGAGCTGGTCAAGGCCGGGGACCTGCTGGTGACCATCGACCCCGCGCCCTACGCGGCCGAGGTCCAGAGGCTCGAGGCCCAGGTCGCGGGCGCCGAGGCGCGCGTCGGCCTGACGGCGAGCGACCTCGAGCGTGGGCAGAAGCTGTCGGATCAGCACATCGTTACGGCACGCGACCTCGACGTCCGGGCCAACGCGTTCAAGGAGGCTCGGGCGAGCCTCGACGCGGCGAAGGCGGCGCTGGAGGCCGCGCGCCTCAACCTCGGCTACACGCAGGTGCGGGCTGCGGTGAGCGGCCGCGTCGGCCGCCGCGAGATCACGCCGGGCAACCTCGTGGCGACGGGCGCGGCGGCCGCCGTGCTGACCACGCTGGTCTCGGTCGATCCCGTCTACGCCAGCTTCGACGCCGACGAGGGCGTGGTCCTGAAGGCGCTGGCCTCGGTCGCCGAGCCGGGCGGCCGGCGCGGCAAGCTCGGCCTCATCCCCGTCGAGATGGCGACCGCCGACGGCGCGCGCGCCAGCGGGCATCTCCAGTTCATCGACAACAAGGTCGATGCGCGCAGCGGCACGGTCCGCGTGCGCGCGACCTTCTCCAACGGTGACGGCCGCCTGATCCCGGGCCAGTTCGCGCGGATGCGCCTCGGTCAGGCCGCTCCGGAACGCCTCGTCCTCGTCGACGAACGGGCCGTCGGCACCGATCAGGACAAGAAGTTCGTGCTCGCGGTAGGGGCGGACAACCGGGCCGAGTTCCGCGCCGTGACCCTCGGTCGAGCCGTCGACGGACTCCGCGTGGTCACCTCCGGCCTGTCGGGCGGCGAGCGCATCGTGGTCAACGGCCTGCAGCGCGTCCGTCCCGGGACACTCCTGATCCCCGAGCCCGTGGCGATGGGAGCGCGGCCGCAGGACAGCGGGTCCGGACCGCGCAAGCTCGCCCAGCGCTGA
- a CDS encoding PAS domain-containing protein has protein sequence MADPFRFLPPGGLTGVEIRARDWAETPLGPPDGWPSALRSALGLMLSCPTAMFLAWGPDLLCFYNDAYRPVLGYRLATALGRPFREVWASIWDEIAPLVSATLAGESQTLTDVMLDLSRDGRSEQGWWSFTYSPVLDDAGAISGLFCVTAETTARVLGEARLRESEDHFRHTVELNPQVPWTCDPQGNITSYSKRWLDLTGQAPGEPDGTGWTRALHPDDLPWTITVFTQCLASGETVDVDYRIRVARTGTYRWMRARAQPRRAEDGAIVRWYGVVEDIHDRKLAEDRLREMNATLERRVAEALAQRKLWADVFETTDALVGALDTEYRFLAVNAAYADEFEAIYGLRPAVGANLLDLLSGYPEQRAAAQAVWSRALAGEEFTVAEAFGDPGLKRPSYELKFTTLRDARGRRIGAFQYAQDITERLRHQEQLARAEEALRHAQRMEAVGQLTGGVAHDFNNLLTIIRSSVEFLRRPNLAEERRTRYLEAVSDTVDRAARLTNQLLAFARRQPLAPEVFDVGARLGEMADMLNAVTGGRVRIVTEISDARCHVRADPSQFETALVNLAMNARDAMEGEGTLTLRLTCGAALPPIRGHAGAPGPFAAVAVTDEGPGVAPDLLGRIFEPFFTTKAVGKGTGLGLSQVIGFTKQSGGDVEVVSHVGRGATFTLYLPEVDPPPAAADDGAVMDAPAGEDRALCVLVVEDNLEVGRFCTQLLEDLGHATVWAHNAEAALAEMEKVPFRFDAVFSDVVMPGMGGVELARRLRADHPALPVILTTGYSDALARDDAHGFELVRKPYSAEQVARALRDVLARHRPGSIDRSGVQDRAG, from the coding sequence GTGGCTGATCCGTTCAGGTTCCTGCCGCCCGGCGGTCTGACGGGGGTGGAGATCCGCGCCCGTGACTGGGCGGAGACGCCGCTCGGGCCGCCCGACGGGTGGCCGTCGGCCCTGCGCAGCGCGCTCGGACTGATGTTGTCCTGCCCCACCGCGATGTTCCTGGCCTGGGGACCGGACCTGCTCTGCTTCTACAACGACGCCTACCGGCCGGTCCTCGGCTACCGCCTCGCCACGGCCCTCGGTCGTCCCTTCCGCGAGGTCTGGGCCAGCATCTGGGACGAGATCGCACCCCTGGTGTCTGCGACCCTCGCGGGCGAGAGCCAGACCCTGACCGACGTCATGCTCGACCTGTCGCGGGACGGCCGGTCCGAGCAGGGCTGGTGGTCCTTCACCTACTCGCCGGTGCTGGACGATGCCGGAGCGATCAGCGGCCTGTTCTGCGTCACCGCCGAGACAACGGCGCGCGTCCTCGGCGAGGCGCGGCTGCGCGAGAGCGAGGATCACTTCCGCCACACGGTCGAACTCAACCCGCAGGTGCCGTGGACCTGCGACCCGCAGGGCAACATCACCTCCTACTCCAAGCGCTGGCTCGACCTGACGGGACAGGCGCCCGGCGAGCCGGACGGCACGGGCTGGACCAGGGCGCTGCACCCGGATGATCTGCCGTGGACCATCACGGTGTTCACGCAATGCCTCGCTTCGGGCGAGACGGTCGATGTCGATTACCGCATCCGCGTCGCGCGGACCGGGACTTACCGGTGGATGCGCGCCCGCGCGCAGCCGCGCCGGGCCGAGGACGGTGCCATCGTCCGCTGGTACGGCGTGGTCGAGGATATCCACGACCGCAAGCTCGCCGAGGACCGGCTGCGCGAGATGAACGCCACCCTGGAGCGGCGCGTCGCGGAGGCCCTCGCTCAGCGCAAGCTCTGGGCGGACGTGTTCGAGACCACCGACGCGCTCGTGGGCGCGCTGGATACCGAGTACCGGTTCCTCGCCGTGAACGCGGCTTACGCTGACGAGTTCGAGGCGATTTACGGCCTGCGCCCGGCCGTGGGGGCCAATCTGCTGGATCTGCTGTCCGGCTATCCCGAGCAGCGGGCCGCCGCGCAGGCGGTCTGGTCACGCGCCCTCGCGGGCGAGGAGTTCACCGTCGCGGAGGCCTTCGGCGATCCCGGCCTCAAGCGGCCCTCTTACGAGCTGAAGTTCACGACGCTGCGCGACGCGCGCGGTCGACGGATCGGCGCCTTCCAGTACGCCCAGGACATCACCGAGCGCCTGCGCCACCAGGAGCAGCTCGCGCGCGCCGAGGAGGCGCTGCGCCACGCGCAGCGGATGGAGGCGGTGGGCCAGCTCACCGGCGGCGTCGCGCACGACTTCAACAACCTGCTGACCATCATCCGCTCGTCCGTCGAGTTCCTGCGCCGGCCGAATCTCGCCGAGGAGCGCCGCACCCGTTACCTGGAGGCGGTCTCCGACACGGTCGACCGCGCCGCGCGGCTGACGAACCAGCTCCTGGCCTTCGCCCGTCGCCAGCCGCTCGCGCCCGAAGTCTTCGATGTCGGGGCGCGGCTGGGCGAGATGGCCGACATGCTGAACGCCGTGACGGGCGGGCGCGTCCGGATCGTGACGGAGATCTCCGACGCGCGCTGCCACGTGCGGGCCGACCCGAGCCAGTTCGAGACGGCTTTGGTCAACCTCGCAATGAATGCCCGCGACGCCATGGAGGGCGAGGGCACGCTGACGCTCAGGCTCACCTGCGGCGCCGCCCTGCCGCCGATCCGCGGCCATGCCGGCGCACCCGGACCGTTCGCCGCCGTCGCGGTGACGGACGAGGGGCCTGGCGTGGCGCCGGATCTGCTGGGACGGATCTTCGAGCCCTTCTTCACCACCAAGGCCGTCGGCAAGGGCACGGGGCTCGGCCTCTCACAGGTGATCGGCTTCACCAAGCAGTCGGGCGGCGACGTCGAGGTCGTGAGCCATGTCGGTCGCGGGGCGACCTTCACCCTCTACTTGCCGGAGGTCGACCCGCCGCCCGCGGCGGCGGACGACGGGGCCGTCATGGACGCGCCGGCAGGCGAGGACCGCGCGCTCTGCGTGCTGGTCGTGGAGGACAATCTCGAGGTCGGGCGCTTCTGCACGCAGCTCCTGGAAGATCTCGGCCACGCGACCGTCTGGGCCCACAACGCCGAGGCCGCGCTCGCCGAGATGGAGAAGGTGCCGTTCCGGTTCGACGCCGTCTTCTCGGACGTGGTGATGCCCGGGATGGGCGGCGTCGAGCTCGCGCGCCGGCTGCGCGCCGACCACCCCGCGCTGCCGGTCATTCTGACCACCGGCTACAGCGACGCGCTCGCGCGGGACGACGCGCACGGATTCGAGCTCGTGCGCAAACCTTACTCGGCCGAGCAGGTCGCGCGGGCGCTGCGCGACGTCCTGGCCCGGCACCGTCCAGGGTCGATCGACCGGTCCGGGGTGCAAGATCGCGCCGGGTAA
- a CDS encoding TetR/AcrR family transcriptional regulator, with protein MVMGRPRSFDTDKALDEAMEVFWRHGYDGASLAMLTKAMGIKPPSLYAAFGSKEGLLKAALDRYAQRRSEHMRFVLAGETAHDVAERFLSSIAESHTDPANPPGCLLVQGGLACGAGSENIPFELAARRAQSEMELRERFVRAREDGDLPADADPVALARFLSTVASGMGVLASSGADREALREVARVSLRAFAKGEDV; from the coding sequence ATGGTGATGGGGCGCCCCCGGTCCTTCGACACGGACAAGGCCCTCGACGAGGCGATGGAGGTGTTCTGGCGCCACGGCTACGACGGCGCGAGCCTCGCGATGCTGACGAAGGCGATGGGCATCAAGCCTCCGAGTCTCTACGCGGCCTTCGGCAGCAAGGAGGGGCTGCTCAAGGCCGCCCTCGACCGATACGCGCAGCGGCGTTCCGAGCACATGCGCTTCGTCCTGGCGGGCGAGACCGCGCACGACGTGGCCGAGCGCTTCCTGAGCAGCATCGCCGAGAGCCACACCGATCCGGCGAACCCGCCCGGCTGCCTCCTGGTCCAGGGCGGGCTCGCCTGCGGGGCGGGTTCGGAGAACATCCCGTTCGAGCTGGCAGCCCGGCGGGCGCAGAGCGAGATGGAACTTCGCGAGCGCTTCGTCCGGGCCCGGGAGGACGGTGACCTCCCGGCGGACGCCGATCCGGTCGCCCTCGCACGGTTCCTGTCGACCGTCGCCTCCGGCATGGGCGTGCTGGCCTCCTCGGGCGCCGACCGCGAGGCGCTGCGGGAAGTCGCGCGCGTCTCGCTGCGGGCCTTCGCGAAGGGGGAGGACGTTTGA
- a CDS encoding PAS domain S-box protein encodes MDLSRIREDEAARLRALDRYCLVDTPREQDFDEIAEAAAELCGTPIAVVNLVGDGRQFFKAEVGLGIRQTPIETSFCRQAILQQDFLHVPDATRDPRFQGNPLVTGEPGLRFYAGALLKTADGHPIGTVCVLDTKPHQLSDRQRAGLLRLARQTMAQMELRRSLREQAEQRLLHARILDSATDYAIVAMDPEGRVTRWNAGAERILGWSEAEMLGGTIGVIFTHEDRAAERPTREMRQSLESGSAPDERWHLRKDGSRFWASGEIMPLRSEDGALVGFVKILRDRTEQRAADAALEASELRYRSLVEVSPQIVWFADAEGSVTYCNAYWYDYTGLPAGATSEQSWMSVIHPDHREATRAAWLAAAGAGRLYEVEFPLRRADGQYRWFLSRAHPVRDGDGERRSWIGTTIDIHERKLAEERFQVLTELAPAIIWFGNPDGSLNYLNDRWYAYTGQTPEQALPMGWDRPVHPDDLPGLLQAWETARSREVMYDTEARLRRHDGTYRWFLIRAEPLKDASGAVVGWLGSNSDIHDRRRAELELREAREQLALAVEATATGIFDYDLVADVLTWDARTRALFGLPPDAPVSYDVFLAGLHPDDRAWVDAAVQRAIDPTGPGTYDIAFRVVGLQDGVERWVAAKGQAFAADGRTVRFIGTTRDVTASRRAENATREAEERYRLAARATNDAIWDWDLASDHILWNEAVQTLFGYAADAVGASGSWWKAQIHPEDRARVTAGIYAVIDDSIEHWSEEYRFRKADGDYAYVLDRGYVLRDAAGQAVRMIGAMLDITERKRAEEHQRLLTGELQHRVKNTLAMVQAIANQTFRNAADLDAARDAFSARLILLGRAHDILTRASWTEAPIADVVDGALAVHQGGAGTRIRVSGPGVLLAAKPALALALALHELATNAAKYGALSTAEGGVDLRWHVVREAAEPRFCLTWSETGGPPILAPPVRRGFGSRLIERSFSVEVGCEVRLTFAPTGLICRLEAPLAAMQEAPSAA; translated from the coding sequence ATGGACCTCTCCCGCATACGCGAGGACGAAGCGGCGCGCCTGCGCGCCCTCGACCGTTACTGCCTGGTCGACACGCCGCGTGAGCAGGATTTCGACGAGATTGCCGAGGCGGCCGCCGAGCTGTGCGGGACTCCCATCGCGGTGGTCAACCTGGTCGGGGACGGGCGGCAATTCTTCAAGGCCGAAGTCGGACTGGGCATACGGCAGACGCCAATCGAAACTTCGTTCTGTCGCCAAGCTATCCTGCAGCAGGATTTCCTCCACGTACCCGACGCGACGCGGGACCCGCGCTTCCAGGGCAATCCGCTCGTCACGGGGGAGCCGGGGCTGCGCTTCTACGCCGGGGCGCTGCTGAAGACCGCCGACGGTCATCCAATTGGCACCGTCTGCGTCCTCGACACCAAGCCCCATCAGCTCAGCGACCGGCAGCGCGCGGGCCTGCTCCGGCTCGCCCGCCAGACGATGGCGCAGATGGAGCTGCGCCGCTCCCTGCGCGAGCAGGCCGAGCAGCGCCTGCTGCACGCGCGCATCCTCGACAGCGCCACCGACTATGCCATCGTGGCGATGGATCCCGAGGGACGCGTCACTCGCTGGAACGCCGGTGCCGAGCGCATCCTGGGCTGGTCGGAAGCCGAGATGCTGGGTGGCACGATCGGGGTGATCTTCACCCACGAGGATCGCGCCGCCGAGCGGCCGACGCGTGAGATGAGGCAATCCCTCGAGTCGGGCAGCGCGCCGGACGAGCGCTGGCATCTGCGCAAGGACGGCAGCCGCTTCTGGGCCAGCGGCGAGATAATGCCGCTGAGATCCGAGGACGGCGCCCTCGTGGGGTTCGTCAAGATCCTGCGTGACCGCACCGAGCAGCGCGCGGCCGACGCCGCCTTGGAGGCCAGCGAGCTGCGCTACCGCTCGCTCGTCGAGGTCAGCCCGCAGATCGTCTGGTTCGCCGACGCGGAGGGCAGCGTCACCTACTGCAACGCCTACTGGTACGATTACACGGGCCTACCCGCCGGCGCGACCAGCGAGCAGAGCTGGATGAGCGTCATCCATCCCGATCACCGGGAGGCGACGCGTGCGGCGTGGCTCGCGGCGGCCGGCGCGGGGCGTCTCTACGAGGTGGAGTTCCCCCTGCGGCGCGCGGACGGGCAGTACCGCTGGTTCCTCTCCCGCGCCCACCCCGTCCGCGACGGGGACGGCGAGCGGCGCAGCTGGATCGGCACGACCATCGATATCCACGAGCGCAAGTTGGCCGAGGAGCGCTTCCAGGTCCTGACCGAGCTGGCCCCGGCGATAATCTGGTTCGGCAATCCGGACGGCAGCCTCAACTACCTCAACGACCGGTGGTACGCCTACACCGGCCAGACGCCCGAGCAGGCGCTGCCGATGGGCTGGGACCGGCCGGTCCATCCGGACGACCTCCCGGGCCTGCTGCAGGCGTGGGAGACGGCGCGGAGCCGGGAGGTCATGTACGACACCGAGGCCCGCCTGCGCCGCCACGACGGCACCTACCGCTGGTTCCTCATTCGGGCCGAGCCCCTGAAGGACGCGAGCGGCGCGGTCGTGGGCTGGCTCGGCAGCAACAGTGACATCCATGACCGGCGCCGCGCCGAACTGGAGTTGCGTGAGGCCAGGGAGCAGCTGGCCTTGGCCGTCGAGGCGACCGCCACCGGGATCTTCGACTACGATCTCGTCGCCGACGTGTTGACCTGGGACGCGCGCACCCGCGCCCTGTTCGGCCTGCCGCCCGACGCGCCCGTGAGCTACGACGTCTTCCTGGCCGGGCTTCACCCGGATGACCGCGCCTGGGTCGACGCGGCGGTCCAGCGCGCCATCGACCCGACCGGTCCCGGCACCTACGACATCGCCTTTCGCGTTGTCGGATTGCAGGACGGGGTCGAGCGCTGGGTCGCCGCGAAGGGTCAAGCCTTCGCGGCGGACGGGCGGACGGTGCGATTCATCGGCACCACGCGCGACGTCACCGCGAGCCGGCGCGCCGAGAATGCGACCCGCGAGGCGGAGGAGCGCTATCGGCTCGCGGCCCGTGCGACCAACGACGCGATCTGGGACTGGGATCTGGCGAGCGACCACATCCTCTGGAACGAGGCCGTGCAGACCCTGTTCGGCTACGCGGCCGACGCGGTGGGCGCGAGCGGGTCGTGGTGGAAGGCGCAGATCCACCCCGAAGACCGGGCGCGCGTGACGGCCGGCATCTACGCCGTGATCGACGACAGCATCGAGCACTGGTCCGAGGAGTACCGCTTCCGGAAAGCGGATGGCGACTACGCCTACGTCCTCGACCGCGGCTACGTGCTGCGCGACGCGGCCGGGCAGGCCGTGCGGATGATCGGTGCCATGCTCGACATCACTGAGCGCAAGCGCGCCGAGGAGCATCAGCGCCTTCTCACCGGTGAGTTGCAGCACCGGGTCAAGAACACGCTGGCGATGGTCCAGGCCATCGCCAACCAGACGTTCCGCAACGCCGCCGACCTGGACGCGGCCCGGGACGCCTTCTCGGCGCGCCTGATCCTGCTGGGCCGCGCGCACGACATCCTGACCCGGGCGAGCTGGACCGAGGCACCCATCGCCGACGTGGTGGACGGCGCTCTCGCGGTGCATCAGGGCGGCGCCGGGACGCGCATCCGCGTGAGCGGGCCCGGCGTGCTCCTCGCCGCCAAGCCGGCGCTCGCCCTGGCGCTGGCGCTGCACGAACTCGCCACCAACGCGGCCAAGTACGGGGCGCTCTCGACCGCGGAGGGCGGCGTCGATCTCCGCTGGCACGTGGTACGCGAGGCCGCCGAGCCGCGCTTCTGCCTGACATGGTCGGAGACGGGTGGACCGCCGATCCTCGCGCCCCCCGTGCGGCGCGGCTTCGGCTCGCGGCTGATCGAGCGCAGCTTCTCCGTCGAAGTCGGCTGCGAGGTCAGGCTCACCTTCGCCCCGACCGGCCTGATCTGCCGGCTCGAAGCCCCCCTCGCCGCGATGCAGGAAGCGCCGAGCGCCGCTTGA
- a CDS encoding fumarylacetoacetate hydrolase family protein — MLSVIQNPPRIALPIVGSSDFFPVRRVYCVGRNYAAHAREMGADPDREPPFFFMKPADALQIVGPEPTAHAYPPKTANYHFEVEMVAALASGGSDIPAETALEHVYGYAIGLDMTRRDVQDEAKKMSRPWDTAKAADGSGPVGALHPVSVIGHPAKGAITLSVDGEIRQKGDLADMIWSVAEQIAYLSGYFVLQPGDLIFTGTPSGVGPVQRGQRMVAAIDGLGAITLDVV, encoded by the coding sequence ATGCTCTCCGTCATCCAGAACCCGCCCCGCATCGCGCTCCCCATCGTCGGCAGCAGCGACTTCTTCCCCGTGCGCCGCGTCTACTGCGTCGGCCGCAACTACGCCGCCCATGCCCGTGAGATGGGTGCGGACCCGGACCGTGAGCCGCCGTTCTTCTTCATGAAGCCTGCCGACGCCCTGCAGATCGTCGGCCCGGAACCCACGGCCCACGCCTACCCGCCGAAGACCGCCAACTACCATTTCGAGGTGGAGATGGTGGCGGCCCTCGCCAGCGGCGGCAGCGACATTCCGGCCGAGACCGCGCTGGAGCACGTCTACGGCTACGCCATCGGCCTCGACATGACCCGGCGCGACGTCCAGGACGAGGCCAAGAAGATGTCCCGGCCCTGGGACACCGCCAAGGCCGCCGACGGTTCGGGCCCGGTCGGCGCCCTCCACCCGGTCTCCGTCATCGGCCACCCGGCGAAGGGCGCGATCACCCTGTCGGTCGACGGCGAGATCCGCCAGAAGGGCGACCTCGCCGACATGATCTGGTCCGTCGCCGAGCAGATCGCCTACCTTTCGGGCTACTTCGTCCTGCAGCCCGGCGACCTGATCTTCACCGGCACGCCCTCCGGCGTCGGTCCGGTCCAGCGCGGCCAGCGCATGGTCGCGGCGATCGACGGTCTCGGCGCCATCACCCTCGACGTCGTGTGA
- a CDS encoding FAD-binding oxidoreductase, with protein MTPTADLDTLLTALRDGLGARHVLTDPDGLAPYLTESRRLFTGSALAVLRPGSTEEVAFAVRACTQAGVAVVPLGGNTGLTGAGVPRGGVVLSLERVNRLRAVDPVDATITVEAGMILQDVQEAAEAAGMLFPLSYASRGSARIGGGVSTNAGGIAVLAYGNARDLVLGLEVVLADGRVWNGLKALRKDNAGYDLKQLFIGSEGTLGVVTAAVLKLFPRPRSTSVAFVGLASARAALDLFVFLRTRMDRDLTAFEYLPPFALEIVLRHVPGTVRPLDGAHGAYALIEVASARPDADTGAELESALGQALEDGLIADATIATSGAQNAALWRLREGVPEAQTREGASIKHDVSVPLSRLPEFLERAGAACLAEMPGLRPCGFGHFGDGNIHFNLSQPLGMEPAEFLAAWGRFNRIVHDLVHALGGSIAAEHGVGLIKREELARYGDPVGLDLMRRLKAALDPEDLLNPGKVLVRTDRAAPTG; from the coding sequence ATGACGCCGACAGCCGACCTCGACACCCTGCTGACCGCCCTCCGGGACGGGCTCGGCGCGCGGCACGTGCTGACGGACCCGGACGGCCTGGCGCCCTACCTGACGGAGAGCCGACGCCTGTTCACCGGGTCGGCCCTGGCCGTGCTGCGGCCGGGAAGCACGGAGGAGGTCGCCTTCGCGGTCCGCGCCTGCACGCAGGCCGGCGTCGCCGTGGTGCCGCTCGGCGGCAACACCGGCCTCACCGGCGCCGGCGTGCCGCGCGGCGGCGTCGTTTTGTCTCTGGAGCGCGTGAACCGCCTGCGCGCGGTGGATCCCGTGGACGCCACCATCACGGTGGAGGCCGGGATGATCCTGCAGGACGTGCAGGAGGCGGCCGAGGCCGCCGGCATGCTGTTCCCGCTCTCCTACGCGTCGCGCGGATCCGCCCGGATCGGCGGCGGCGTCAGCACCAATGCCGGCGGCATCGCGGTCCTCGCCTACGGGAACGCCCGCGACCTCGTCCTCGGGCTCGAGGTCGTCCTCGCCGACGGGCGCGTCTGGAACGGGCTCAAGGCCCTGCGCAAGGACAATGCCGGCTACGACCTGAAGCAGCTCTTCATCGGGTCGGAAGGCACGCTGGGCGTCGTCACGGCGGCGGTTCTGAAGCTGTTCCCACGGCCGCGCTCGACGAGCGTCGCCTTCGTGGGGCTCGCCTCGGCCAGGGCGGCCCTGGACCTGTTCGTCTTCCTGCGGACGCGGATGGACCGCGACCTCACGGCGTTCGAGTACCTGCCGCCCTTCGCCCTGGAGATCGTGCTGCGCCACGTGCCGGGCACGGTTCGGCCCCTCGACGGCGCGCACGGCGCCTACGCCCTGATCGAGGTCGCGTCCGCCCGCCCCGATGCCGACACGGGGGCCGAACTCGAGTCGGCCCTCGGGCAGGCCCTGGAGGACGGGCTGATCGCCGACGCCACGATCGCGACCAGCGGGGCCCAGAACGCCGCGCTCTGGCGCCTGCGCGAAGGCGTTCCCGAGGCGCAGACCCGCGAGGGCGCCTCGATCAAGCACGACGTCTCGGTGCCGCTCTCCCGCCTGCCCGAGTTCCTGGAGCGGGCGGGCGCGGCCTGCCTCGCCGAGATGCCGGGCCTGAGGCCTTGCGGCTTCGGCCATTTCGGCGACGGCAACATCCACTTCAACCTGTCGCAACCGCTCGGCATGGAGCCCGCGGAGTTCCTCGCCGCGTGGGGTCGGTTCAACCGGATCGTTCACGACCTCGTGCACGCGCTCGGCGGCTCCATCGCGGCCGAGCACGGCGTCGGGCTGATCAAGCGCGAGGAACTCGCGCGCTACGGCGACCCGGTCGGGCTCGACCTGATGCGGCGCCTCAAGGCCGCCCTGGATCCGGAAGACCTGCTCAACCCCGGCAAGGTCCTCGTGCGGACCGACCGCGCCGCGCCGACGGGCTGA